Proteins co-encoded in one Xanthomonas campestris pv. badrii genomic window:
- the rplU gene encoding 50S ribosomal protein L21 — MYAVLVTGGKQYRVAQGETLRVEKLEVEAGNEIKFDTILMLGDSDGIKLGDALKGASVTAKVVAHGRADKVRIIKFRRRKHHMKRQGHRQHYTEIEITGIAGGDKK, encoded by the coding sequence ATGTACGCAGTTCTGGTAACCGGCGGTAAGCAATACCGCGTCGCGCAGGGCGAAACGCTCCGCGTGGAAAAGCTCGAAGTCGAGGCAGGCAACGAGATCAAGTTCGACACCATCCTGATGCTGGGCGATAGCGATGGCATCAAGCTGGGCGATGCGCTGAAGGGCGCCTCGGTCACCGCCAAGGTCGTTGCCCATGGCCGCGCCGACAAGGTGCGCATCATCAAGTTCCGTCGCCGCAAGCACCACATGAAGCGTCAGGGACACCGTCAGCACTACACCGAAATCGAGATCACCGGCATTGCCGGTGGCGACAAGAAGTAA
- the rpmA gene encoding 50S ribosomal protein L27, with amino-acid sequence MAHKKGVGSSRNGRDSNPKYLGVKMFGGQVIEAGNIIVRQRGTQFHPGAGVGLGRDHTLFALVDGKVEFSTKGPKKRRTVSVVAEA; translated from the coding sequence ATGGCACATAAAAAGGGCGTAGGTTCCTCGCGCAACGGTCGCGATTCCAACCCGAAGTACCTGGGCGTGAAGATGTTCGGCGGCCAGGTCATCGAGGCTGGCAACATCATCGTGCGTCAGCGCGGCACCCAGTTCCATCCGGGCGCCGGCGTCGGCCTGGGTCGTGACCACACGCTGTTTGCGCTGGTTGACGGCAAGGTGGAGTTCTCCACCAAGGGCCCGAAGAAGCGTCGTACCGTCAGCGTGGTTGCCGAGGCGTAA
- the obgE gene encoding GTPase ObgE translates to MKLVDEAEILVTAGNGGNGCVGFRREKFIPLGGPDGGDGGAGGSVWIVADENVNTLVDFRHERTFKAQRGENGMGRQAYGKGGEDRVIVVPVGTVVINVQTDEVIGDLIQHGDRLLVAKGGKGGLGNMHFKSSVNRAPRQSTTGEEGEERLLKLELKLLADVGLLGFPNAGKSTLIRAVSAATPKVADYPFTTLYPNLGVVSVEAHRSFVIADVPGLIEGAADGAGLGTQFLRHLQRTRLLLHLVDMAPMDGGVDGVSPADQVRTLERELERHDPELLKKPRWLVLNKADLMFEDEARAAAEAIVAELGWTAPWYLVSALGRDGTFPIMKDVMAFFDRQREDELEARNAG, encoded by the coding sequence ATGAAATTAGTCGACGAAGCAGAAATCCTGGTCACCGCCGGTAATGGCGGCAATGGCTGTGTCGGCTTTCGCCGCGAGAAGTTCATTCCGCTGGGTGGGCCGGACGGTGGCGATGGTGGTGCCGGTGGCAGCGTGTGGATCGTGGCCGACGAGAACGTCAACACCCTGGTCGACTTCCGCCATGAGCGCACCTTCAAGGCGCAGCGCGGCGAGAACGGCATGGGCCGCCAGGCCTACGGCAAGGGCGGCGAGGATCGCGTCATCGTGGTGCCGGTCGGCACCGTGGTGATCAATGTGCAGACCGACGAAGTGATCGGCGACCTGATCCAGCACGGCGATCGCCTGCTTGTGGCCAAGGGCGGCAAGGGTGGTCTGGGCAATATGCATTTCAAGAGCTCGGTCAACCGCGCGCCGCGCCAGTCCACCACCGGCGAGGAAGGCGAGGAGCGGCTGCTCAAGCTCGAACTCAAGCTGCTGGCCGACGTGGGCCTGCTCGGCTTTCCCAATGCCGGCAAGAGCACGCTGATCCGCGCGGTCTCGGCGGCAACGCCGAAGGTGGCCGACTATCCGTTCACCACCCTCTACCCGAATCTGGGCGTGGTCAGCGTCGAGGCCCATCGCAGCTTCGTCATTGCCGACGTGCCGGGCCTGATCGAGGGCGCCGCCGACGGTGCCGGCCTGGGTACGCAGTTCCTGCGCCACCTGCAGCGCACCCGCCTGCTGCTGCACTTGGTGGATATGGCCCCAATGGATGGTGGTGTGGACGGTGTGTCGCCGGCCGACCAGGTGCGCACGCTCGAGCGCGAGCTCGAACGGCATGATCCGGAGTTGTTGAAGAAGCCGCGTTGGCTGGTGCTCAACAAGGCCGACCTGATGTTCGAGGACGAGGCGCGTGCCGCTGCCGAGGCCATCGTGGCCGAGCTGGGCTGGACGGCGCCCTGGTACCTGGTCTCGGCGCTGGGCCGCGACGGAACCTTCCCGATCATGAAGGACGTGATGGCGTTCTTCGACCGCCAGCGCGAGGACGAGCTCGAGGCACGCAATGCAGGTTGA
- the rpsT gene encoding 30S ribosomal protein S20 → MANIKSAKKRAKQTIVRNERNTGQRSMLRTAVKKVIKALDANDAAGAEAAFAVAQPILDRFSARGLIHKNKAARHKSRLTARIKAIKAA, encoded by the coding sequence AAGCGCGCCAAGCAGACCATTGTGCGCAATGAGCGCAACACCGGTCAGCGCTCGATGCTGCGCACCGCCGTCAAGAAGGTGATCAAGGCCCTTGACGCCAACGATGCCGCAGGCGCCGAAGCTGCTTTCGCCGTTGCACAGCCGATCCTCGACCGTTTCAGCGCCCGCGGCCTGATTCACAAGAACAAGGCTGCCCGTCACAAGAGCCGCCTGACCGCGCGCATCAAGGCCATCAAGGCCGCGTAA